A single region of the Duganella sp. BuS-21 genome encodes:
- a CDS encoding helix-turn-helix domain-containing protein: METDVTLDVDQAAAMLHADRETVLNVARRGELPGTKIGKSWVFLRSNVLDYLKLRIEADTARRKQVAAATHAAVAVAVTSPQHHRRTKLPTLPTLPDTQRPRGRKRPPSP; the protein is encoded by the coding sequence ATGGAGACGGATGTTACCTTGGATGTGGATCAGGCGGCGGCGATGTTGCATGCTGATCGGGAGACCGTGCTTAACGTGGCGCGCCGAGGGGAACTACCAGGCACCAAGATCGGCAAGTCTTGGGTATTCTTACGTTCGAATGTGCTCGACTACCTGAAGCTACGCATTGAGGCGGACACCGCGCGGCGCAAGCAGGTGGCCGCCGCTACGCATGCCGCTGTTGCAGTCGCTGTTACCTCCCCTCAGCATCACCGGCGCACCAAACTGCCAACGCTTCCCACACTTCCCGACACGCAGCGCCCGCGCGGCCGCAAGCGCCCGCCATCACCATAG